DNA from Rosa rugosa chromosome 6, drRosRugo1.1, whole genome shotgun sequence:
aattgCTAGAAATTATATCTTAGAAGTTTAAAttaactgtaaaaaaaattagtaattttTTCCATGAAAAATACATTCTAATATAAAAAAGAGTATATTAGAACCAAAACCAACAGTCAGTCGAGTTGGTTGGGACCTTGTGCGTTTGCTGACTTTATTTTGGAAGGGCACAGGTTTGAAACCTGTTTATGTTCAAGGTTTGCTTGGATTTTCTTTGAGGAAATATTTTAGAATATTCCctaaatttcaaaaaatatcGCACATTTCCGTAAATATTGGGATATTTCGAGAAATTTTGTAAATATCTCCCAAAATTATGGTGGTAGGCAACAAAAATTTAGAGGattcaaaaaaaatgaaattttcgCCGAAATATCAATATTTTAGTGCTTGACTCTGATTCAATTTGAAGTCAATGTCTTTTAAAAAATTAACTATAAACAATGTCCCAACACCGTTAAAATTTTGAAGCACGTACCAAGCAAACTACTCTTTGTATTAGGAAATACCATATATTTTGAGCAAACTAATATCGTGTTTCATTTTGAGCAATCAGTCTCACTTTTCAATCTCAGCTGCATCGATGGTGATGGCGGGGCTTCTAGCGGCGGTCTGGTTTTGGATTGGGTCTGCCTTGACGACGGGGTTAAAGGTTTCAATGTGAATCGCGGCGCTGCAGGTGTCGGCGGCGGTGCGGTGGTAGTGGTGAATGCAACTTTGGGTGCCCATAGCagctttgggggggggggggggggggggaggtttTTGGGCCTTTAATTTGGCTTGGGCTCAAATTTTGCTGGAGTTTGTTTtgcaatttttaattttgttttttgcttGTTTTGGTAGATGGAGATCTACTTGTTTAGAAGAGATGTGGCAGACTAGCCCCCGTTTCCTATGCCTTTGATTTGTTTCATGGGTTTTTTAAGAGCTGTTCTGGTTGGGCTTAATAGCTTGAAAATATAGATTTACTCAATTAATGGTTTTTCTGTCAGCCCTATTGATGTAGATCGTTAAGTAATCTAGTTGAATTATAAACTTacatttcttcttcttaaaaaaataaaaataaaaaataaaaaaagttctCTCTTATCACTTCAGtagaaaaaaattataaaaataaaaaatccacCCCACCCAAATTTTGATCAATTGATCCGCCACTACTGGTTAGCACTTTGAGTAGGTGCAGATTCGAGTAAACTTTAGTTGACccgaaaagaaaatcaaaacaggaTAACTGAACTCGAAATGAGATTGAGGCCATTAACTTACCGCTGAAAGAGGATTACCGACCAAAATTAATCTCACATTTGAACAGAAAACATGCATACAACAGTAGATCCACCCGATAAACCTTATAACGGCGATCTGGGCATGGCTAGGTGCAGCTGGAATCAATAACACAAGACAGTATGGAAAAGTAAGACGCTGAATCCCAGGTTCTTTACTCCAGCGCGTAGAGCCATGATAATTTGCATTATGATTTTGTGAACCACATGTCGCAGCTAGACAAGATATTCTATAGTTCAGAATTAAGACTATTTCGTCACACAGAACTGGTCAGGTCGATCTTGGGCCATTTTTTCTATTAGATCCTTTTTTCTATTAGATCCTTAATGTGTATATGATGATTGTTGTTAGTTGTTACACATCTGCGCCGCCCTCTATTAATATTCCACGTACTTGACCAAGAATTGTACCCTATATTTCAAAGAAGCCAAATGTATAATATATCTCGATCAATACTAATTGCACTTCATCAAGTGATCAATATATGAATGGAAATAGTATATTAATTTGCATGTACCAATTCATGCATGACTTGGACCCTTTCAACAAGAAAATTAGTTACGACTTGGACTCCGTaacagaaagaagagaaagaacgaaaggagaagagaacaATTAAATACAAAACCATGACTTGGGAATCACATGAGAAATTTTGCATGGACTATTTCGTTATATGCTTGCACATATCTTTCAAGTCAAAGACTTTGACTTTGGCTTGGTTCCAATACTCAGCTTTTTGtcaaataacaaattgattaaAAACTAAGACGTCGTTTTACCAAAGTAGCTATAAAAAGGGAAAAGGAGTAGTAGCAAAAGTACGTAGTCGCACAGTTAGTCCTTCCCTGTATAAGATAAAATGGTTCACCTCAAAGGCTGCGCTGTTTACATGATTGCCTTCATGCTTTTGCTAGTTTTGTCATCAGAGATGGCTTTTGCTAcaggtactctctctctctctctccctctccctgcGTTTTATGTTGCCGGAGACGTTGAATTGATGATCGATGATTAGCTGATCAGAGATCATGTCTAAATAAGCAGGGTCTTCAACATAACTggtattgaattttttttcccttgcaGAAGTAGTGAAGAGCACTGGGAATAATATGGAGTACAGGAAGATTTTCATAAGGAAACTGTTACCATCCATTGACGTACCAAAGCCACCTGCTATTCCAGATAATCATGGTTGATTACTGAATACTGAATTGTTATTATTACCGATTCTAGTGGGAAATTAAGCTgtgttatttgtaatgatgtttTTTCGTAATAAAGTTAtatttccggtatgtcaccacaattgtaaagctaatagagtagccagtcgtgcactcttcgctagtgggtgcttgttagaatacatgtttGTAGTGGAGACTCCTATTATTATCTAGTAAGTTCTCTTGATGTGCTTTGTAATCTGGGGTATAGGCACcatgtcccccccatgtattctgctgtttcattaatcaaggcttgagggcagccgcaccggcccttacttcaaaaaaaaaagatgggagATGTATTGTTATATAAATTTAGaaactatttattttatttttacataacaacgtgtctttttttttttttttgaaaggggtttggaacccagcctagctgggaggctcagccccacgcccggttccatttattgaaGTAATACTTTGcaacgggggggggggggacataaaacctgaaccccgtgctacatTAGAAAGATTACAAACATCCTCATAGAGCAAGATTTCAAATTTCTTAATGAGCTAAAAGCAAGATTTCAAATTTCTTCGAAACTACTGAAATTTCCATCGAAATTTCTGTAATTtggaagtaccgaaacgaaattcatgtgttatatcatttccgtcaggagtttcccaaaattttttgaaattttccgcgaaattcttaatttctgaaatatctatacacacaaaatatatttaaaaattcacacaaaaattttgtccaaaatttctccaaaatttctgtgaaatttgTATGCCACCGACAATGAAGTTTTTTACTCATATtttcatagagaaaatatgaaattttgattttttttttccaatcaagttgaatacaacaaaaaacctatttgcttttatctgctacaaaaatcatttccaaaattcatgtacttgggagcagtattgtatgatactaaattgAAGCAATTCAACCATATGGATGAACCACATCGTAGTAACACTTATTCTTAATACTTTATATTGTTGTACttattcattttcattcacagGGTTTTGGTATTACGTTCCCCCTCCCAgttgtatttttctaattattagtgaaaaatgtGTAATGGTcaagcctcccactgggttccagtcataaataaaaaatgtaaatcacattcacattattAATATAAAGCacaattataattacatatagataaaaacactagtttagcaacctactataatactagttaattactcgtacatattaaatatcacaattatattataaatgtataattttagagaggctacattgtaaataggtttattataggttagtttagtctatgtaaaagtttcattcaaaaataacattttataaaatgatttctttatttttaaccgaagtagaaattttcttaaatttgaagtaccgaaatcgaaacccaaaccgaaatttgaaaccttgggtAAGACTAGTATTGCTCAAACGGTGCTTTTATATGCATTGTCCGaattcaacttgtacgccatttagtgtggaacaatgacaattcaacttgtacgccatttagtcaaggttgagtgatttatatattgtggaacaatgacaattcaacttgtacgccatTTAGTCAAGGTTAAGTTGGTCAAGGttgagtgatctatatattgtggaacaatgacaattcaacttgtatgtcattgacaattcaacttgtacgctATTTAGTCAGGTATGAGTTAGTAAAGGttgagtgatctatatattgtggaacaatgacGATTCAACTGAAttccagccataaaaaaaaaaaaaaaaaaagtaaatcacattcacattatcaatatacagcacaattataattacatatagataaaaacactagtttagcaacctactacagtactagtGTTTTTGAAGCGCTCACGAGCGAGAAAATATATTCATAAGCCAGAATAGgctgttacatacccttcccCTGCCATCAGACAggcaagaagatagtggtagtacccatagtggtacatagaaatacaCATACTCATTGTACAATTAAATACGTAGAACATAATGGGAgccccctttggtactacgccggaggcgctagaaggATCCGGCCCTCCCAACCTAACTATTACCCAGtaatctagtcgcctagagacctcaattggtgtacaactagaaacactgagaattaagtcgacAAGACCAAAACCAATAGCTAAAGCTAGATGCACACAAGTGCCTAGATAGTCCCTGAaaatagggaattattgaaacaaAACTgacttaaacaaaataaatagggTCTAGGTCAAACAACCCAGCCCAAAATCACAGCCCAACAACCCAAGAAGGAAACCCTAGCTCAGGCCCAACAATGAAAGCTTGACCCAAGCCCACCGTCCATCTGCAGCCTCCAATGGTCGACCGCTGCCACCCGAAACCAGATCCCACCGCCGCAATCGGCACCAGCCCTCGCCACTGCCACTAACTCCAGCCTCGCCGCCGCACCGCAAGACCCAACCTCACTGCCTCAACCCATGTCAAAGCCCGACTGAACCACGTCGAAACCAGTCTAAAGCAGCCCGATTCAGCATGCCATCGCCACCGTCCAGCCCCTCCACCCACTGCCCGTCATGGAGATCCAAGAGGTGCCTCAGCGACACTCGATCCGCGTTGCACCGCCGCCCACTGAGGCCAAGATTTCTTCCGGTGCTCATCGCCAAAACCATCCAGCGCCGAACTCGAGCCGTAACCCCTCTCCCAGAAACTGCCGGGCCACTAGTTTTCAAATTCCCATCCGGCAGTCGCGTCGAGCAGGCGAGGCGAGCCAACGCCGCCCAAGCACGCCGCCGGACAAGAAGAAAGTTGCAACCCTAGACCAAGAGCGAATCCGGGTTTTGTGAAGCACTAGTTAACTTTcctactacagtactagttaattactcgtacatattaaatatcacaattctattataaatgtataattttagaaaCGCTACATTGTAAACAGGCTTATTATACAACATCGATTGACTCGGCACTACTTGACTTTCAAAAATCTagacctttttctttttttgtgctTTCACTAACAAAAGATGTCATTGGAGTAATGGCAACAATAGATTCatatcaaaatcaatttccaagtcttcatcaaaaaaaaaaaaaacaaagcatgGCAAGATAAGCTCAGAATTGAATCAAAGAGTTAATCAACATAAAAGAATACGTCTGAATTGTAAAATGAGCAAGGTGGGACTGAATCAGTATATATTGGTAACATATTCCCAAACTTCAAAGATAACCAAGGTGGAGACACTCCCAGAAGTCATTAAGATATGAAAAGTTTAATCATATaataaaactttccagatcttCATAGAGAAAACAATAGACAAAGCTACATACTTCAAAGATAACCAAGGTGCGTATCAAAAATACCTTTTTAACAAGTGATGATTTCCACAAGATTCACAGGTTGAGGTCAGCTCCAGGTCAGTTCGTCTTCTCAGGTCagatcttcttctctctttgacGTCTTTTCATCTTCAGAGTgcgagaggaaaaaaaaaaaaaagacgtcaAAATCTCACGTCTAGAGGGTGGATTTCTGATagggtttggtatttataccaagcACCCTAGAATCCTACAAAATCAAGCATCTAATAAAATCTTTCAAAATCGTTGGGCTTTTGAATACCATCAGATTTAAAAGGactttttaaaatcttgattgaataccacaggattttaaaggattttttaaaatcttgattgaataccacaagattttaaaggactcttaaaatacaaaacaatcctATAAACTCctatgacacgtttacttacttggaatggaaaataatcatgaatcggagacaagtggaatgggagaagaaaggaatcggtattgattccggaggaatgattcctaaacccatctccccccttcgtaatcgaattcctgagtattcaggaatcgattcctgataaggaggtgggacctacatccattctgattccttcatgtgttagtaaacacaggatttcttttacccggaatcattccgattcctttatgtgttagtaaacgcaggaatgtttttaccccgtaatcattccctttcCTTCCAAGCAAGTAAACGTGCccctaattgaatacaccccccttagaatagaaaagaagaagaaaaaaacactGAAGAGTTTTAATAGGGATGTAAGTAAATAAGGGTACAAAGAGAATTATTTTGAGTCCATTAATTATCTGATTTTTTTGTCTTGGTGGAATACACGCGGCGAGTAATAAATGAGAAAgatagaaaaataaaagttgGAGGAGAAAGCTGCTAGCATTCCTCCATGTGCATATATACCATGATAAATATATACCTACAATGGTAGTGGGCTTtgattaaatttttattggTGTACTATGCAGTGGGGTAAGAGGATTTCATGGCAATGCCACAAACACCTGCCGGTGCAGCAACATCTCTCTGCATTCTTATATAACCTTCTTCACCCCATTGTGCACCCCATGAATTCTTTACCAACCAATACTTAGTCCCATCAGCACTCACGCCATAACCAACAACGGTAACACCATGGTCTAGATCCGTTCCACATGTTCCTGTGAAAACACCACTTGAATAGAAATGAAAGTCAGATCCACTAGCATCAATGGCAACAGCAATAGGCTGATTAGCCACGGCCTTAAGAAGGGCGCTTTCGCTGTTTACAGGCACATCTTCGTAGCCAGTTATCGTGGCTGCATGACCTGCTTCCTCCTTAGCATTGCATGTACTATCGCCAACCGTGTAGGGATAATTAGCTTCGGTATTAATGCCATGATTTTGAATGACAAACTGAAAGGCATCATCCATAAGGCCACCTGAACAGCCTTGGTCTTCACCTTGGACATCACAGTCAACCAGCTCTTGCTCAGACAGAGAGATTAGTTTACCAGTTGTAATTTGAGTGATTCCTTCCATAGCTCCCACTGCCGAGAACGCCCAACAACTTCCTGTATACAATTTGATTGCAAATTTGTAGCAGTTTGAGTAGAGTTTATTAGCATCAtgtacattttctttttctttttttgaaatggaaaatgatattatgaccaaaaaaaaaaaaaaacagagagaatagTGCATGTGTTACATAGCACATTGGCCTTGGTCCTTGACGGGAGTTACAGCTCCCTTCTTTCTCCAGTCCATTGTAGCCGGTACAGTAGCATTTTCGTACTTGAAAGTAGTGGTCTTCGTGGAACATTCGTGCCCCTTGAATCGATTTCTTGAGGCAATGAACTCTTCATTTGTAAGGTCTGCAAATTGGTTCAAACTCAACTTGTAAGGTTTGTTTCCATCGTTATTGGAAGTATCTATAAATGCCTCATTCTCCTTGAATATGTTGAAGCGATCCTCCTTCTCTTTGATATCATTATACACACGTCCATAACGAGCCATCCATTGCTCGTACCTCCCATAAGCAAATCCATCGTTGAAACTACGAGAAGTGGCTTCGGAAGACCAAGCCCCCAACATGAGGACCAAGGCCAAGCAGATACATTTGCTCTGGTTGGTGAACTCCATTGTAGGATAGGATTTGAAAGGTAATGGATATGAGGAGGAGGTGTAGTGAAATGGTAAGCTACTCAGACAGTTTATATAGAGAAGACAATGGCTTTTTTATAATATCTCCGTGCCCCTAGAAAGGGTTTGCTCTGTGCTTGCCCAGAAAACGTTCTGATCTGAACCTGTAATATTAATGTATAATTCATATGAATATTGATCTAATTTAAGGCACATGCTGGTGACGTTAATAAGTTACTTGCTAAACCCTAAAATCTGTCTTATAAGGGCATGGTGGTCAATTCTTTATTCTTCTATATGAGGACAGCTTTCTAACCATAAGAATGGATCGACTCATTCGAGAAAACGTACAAGTCACAAGAACTCAAGAAGTCCTTGGTTATTTAACATGTAGTGTACTCTGATTCAAATTGACGTCAAGGGATTTTATAAAACTAATTACTATGAAAAATGTCCAATTTCAGTTAGAAGTTCAGAACTTTGAAGCACCTAGGCGGCTAGCCAACTAGCTCCTTCATAAATTGTAAGATTTGTGCACTTTGGCACTCGGATAATTTATTCTCAATATTATACAGTATAGAGTAGTAAAATTATGGCACCCATACGGCCATACAATTTAATTCATGGACACAGGTGACAACGTGCGGAGAAAGACGGAGC
Protein-coding regions in this window:
- the LOC133718139 gene encoding senescence-specific cysteine protease SAG39-like, with translation MEFTNQSKCICLALVLMLGAWSSEATSRSFNDGFAYGRYEQWMARYGRVYNDIKEKEDRFNIFKENEAFIDTSNNDGNKPYKLSLNQFADLTNEEFIASRNRFKGHECSTKTTTFKYENATVPATMDWRKKGAVTPVKDQGQCGSCWAFSAVGAMEGITQITTGKLISLSEQELVDCDVQGEDQGCSGGLMDDAFQFVIQNHGINTEANYPYTVGDSTCNAKEEAGHAATITGYEDVPVNSESALLKAVANQPIAVAIDASGSDFHFYSSGVFTGTCGTDLDHGVTVVGYGVSADGTKYWLVKNSWGAQWGEEGYIRMQRDVAAPAGVCGIAMKSSYPTA